A genomic stretch from Vibrio coralliilyticus includes:
- a CDS encoding IS4 family transposase, translated as MSIQHFFADFLEENPVDVAQLTTFSEHIPDAWVAKAASLSDKATIRRRRLPSDMVLWLIVGMAFFRNEPIAEVARRMNVCADGLADEELLAKSALTQARQRLGKAAPEWLFKQCGKTWGLERYPDDTWQGLQVFAVDGALFRTADTPELREHFGSGNTSSNRQTPHPVLRVVTMMNVRSHVIVDAAISPYRRGEIPLAMPFINALPDNSVTLLDKGFYGADLLLSLQNSGINRHWLLPARKGVKYTLLDDKESSDMLVEMKVSPQARKKNPRLPEKWTVRAVSYEVQGKSKTVFTSLPRELYDAQSVAELYHERWEIELGYRDIKSSMQHNALVLRSKTVELVYQELWGLLLGYNLVRREASQAAVEHGRLPNEISFKYACQFIASQLKMMSKAESLGNTPKRLKSLRGDLSILFIDKRPKPNRPRAVKISKTRYPVNRYAAPLK; from the coding sequence ATGTCTATTCAACACTTCTTTGCCGATTTCCTTGAAGAAAACCCTGTTGATGTTGCCCAACTCACCACCTTTTCTGAACACATTCCCGATGCGTGGGTAGCTAAAGCAGCCTCACTGTCCGATAAAGCGACTATCCGTCGACGCCGATTACCGAGCGATATGGTGTTGTGGCTGATTGTGGGTATGGCTTTTTTCCGCAATGAACCCATTGCCGAAGTCGCTCGAAGAATGAATGTCTGTGCTGACGGTTTGGCTGATGAAGAGCTATTGGCAAAGAGCGCCTTAACCCAAGCAAGACAACGCTTAGGCAAAGCAGCACCCGAATGGCTGTTTAAGCAATGTGGGAAAACGTGGGGACTTGAGCGATACCCTGATGATACATGGCAAGGCTTACAAGTTTTTGCTGTCGATGGCGCTCTTTTTAGAACGGCTGACACACCAGAATTGAGGGAACATTTTGGCTCTGGAAATACGTCTAGCAACAGACAAACACCTCATCCAGTATTGAGAGTTGTGACTATGATGAATGTTCGCTCTCATGTCATCGTTGATGCGGCGATAAGCCCGTATCGCCGAGGTGAAATTCCTCTAGCGATGCCTTTCATCAACGCTCTACCAGACAACTCAGTGACGTTACTGGATAAAGGTTTTTATGGTGCAGATTTACTCCTTTCTCTGCAAAACAGTGGAATAAATAGACACTGGCTTCTCCCTGCAAGGAAAGGAGTCAAATATACTCTACTGGATGATAAAGAAAGCAGTGACATGCTTGTGGAGATGAAGGTCTCACCGCAAGCTCGTAAAAAGAATCCTCGTCTTCCAGAAAAATGGACAGTCAGAGCCGTCAGTTATGAGGTTCAAGGTAAATCCAAAACGGTGTTTACCTCGCTTCCTAGAGAGCTGTATGACGCTCAATCTGTGGCAGAGCTTTATCATGAAAGATGGGAAATCGAATTAGGTTATCGTGACATCAAGAGCTCAATGCAACACAACGCTTTAGTGTTGAGAAGCAAAACAGTCGAACTCGTCTATCAAGAGCTGTGGGGGTTATTACTTGGTTATAACTTGGTGAGACGAGAGGCTAGTCAAGCTGCCGTTGAACACGGACGCTTACCTAATGAAATCAGCTTTAAGTACGCTTGCCAATTTATAGCCAGCCAGCTCAAAATGATGAGTAAAGCGGAGTCTTTAGGTAACACGCCGAAACGCTTAAAGAGCCTTCGAGGAGATTTATCTATCCTCTTTATAGACAAACGCCCTAAGCCAAATCGGCCTAGGGCGGTAAAAATATCAAAGACCCGATACCCTGTTAATCGCTACGCAGCTCCTCTTAAGTGA
- the frdD gene encoding fumarate reductase subunit FrdD, producing the protein MKPNFSVDRAPKRSDEPIWWGLFGAGGTWFAMITPVTILVLGVLAPLGIINAEALSYERVVDFATSIIGALFIIGTLALPMWHAMHRVHHGMHDLKFHTGLVGKIACYAFAGLISALAVIFIFMI; encoded by the coding sequence GATAGAGCTCCTAAGCGTTCTGATGAACCAATTTGGTGGGGACTGTTTGGCGCTGGCGGTACTTGGTTTGCCATGATTACACCAGTGACGATTCTGGTTCTTGGTGTACTTGCTCCATTAGGCATCATCAATGCAGAAGCCCTAAGCTATGAGCGAGTGGTTGATTTTGCCACAAGCATCATTGGCGCTCTATTTATCATTGGTACACTCGCGCTACCAATGTGGCATGCAATGCACCGTGTTCATCATGGTATGCACGACCTTAAATTCCATACCGGTTTGGTCGGAAAAATCGCTTGTTACGCATTTGCAGGCTTGATCTCTGCCCTCGCAGTGATCTTTATCTTTATGATTTAA